From one Montipora capricornis isolate CH-2021 chromosome 10, ASM3666992v2, whole genome shotgun sequence genomic stretch:
- the LOC138021502 gene encoding NAD-dependent protein deacetylase Sirt6-like, whose amino-acid sequence MASNLNSKKSPSRSTIEGLFTKAQKAQRAVQEDYKNASGKKGKVPSAKDAKPELKSKEKPCKPSQAAGSKPNPAPNFNISSEFEKKEYFDSEEVLGEKIKQLAEWIRESHYCIMFTGAGVSTSTGIPDFRSGVNTVLPTGPGIWERKAKGVQLPSQKKKIQSVLQAFPSLSHMAIVKLQEEGLVKFVVSQNTDGLHRRSGLDPDFLAELHGNTNMEKCLKCGIKYMRDFRTRSSRKVHDHLTGRRCDDQQCGGPLVDSIINFNEDLPQDELDKACERARLADLCIVLGSSLRVYPAADIPGEMIKRGAKVVIVNLQKTPLSRKCAMEVHARIDSLIAGLMKRLGFEIPSFKLKRCIAIRVTSDSLTIQGLDPSTKKNPYSFIKDITLELPALGLKTVLIKEPFVAKIPSHVVPSEEVPLTANLTLALKGHYGEPEIKINHIITDMQRTVLMLQYDFAKAEWQIET is encoded by the coding sequence ATGGCATCAAACTTAAATTCAAAGAAATCTCCATCAAGATCAACCATAGAGGGGTTATTCACCAAAGCTCAGAAGGCTCAAAGGGCAGTTCAAGAAGATTACAAAAATGCAAGTGGGAAAAAGGGCAAGGTGCCATCAGCCAAGGATGCTAAACCTGAGCTCAAGTCAAAAGAAAAACCATGCAAGCCTTCTCAAGCTGCAGGCTCCAAACCTAATCCTGCACCAAATTTCAATATTTCCAGTGAATTTGAAAAGAAAGAGTATTTCGATTCAGAGGAAGTTTTGGGTGAAAAAATTAAGCAACTGGCTGAGTGGATCAGAGAAAGTCATTACTGCATCATGTTCACAGGAGCAGGGGTAAGCACAAGCACAGGAATCCCAGATTTTCGAAGTGGAGTTAATACTGTGCTGCCCACTGGACCAGGAATCTGGGAACGTAAGGCCAAAGGAGTTCAGTTGCCATCCCAGAAGAAGAAGATTCAGTCTGTTCTCCAAGCTTTCCCATCACTATCCCACATGGCCATTGTTAAGCTACAAGAGGAAGGCCTGGTTAAATTTGTTGTTAGCCAGAACACGGATGGCCTGCACCGGAGGTCTGGGTTAGATCCAGATTTCTTGGCTGAGCTTCATGGGAATACTAACATGGAAAAGTGCCTAAAatgtggaataaagtacatgaGGGATTTCAGAACTCGCTCTTCTCGTAAAGTCCACGATCACCTCACAGGACGCCGTTGTGATGATCAGCAGTGTGGGGGACCTTTAGTAGATTCCATTATCAATTTTAATGAAGATCTTCCACAAGATGAGCTAGATAAGGCATGTGAAAGGGCAAGGCTGGCTGACCTCTGCATTGTTTTGGGGTCAAGCCTAAGAGTTTACCCTGCAGCTGACATACCTGGGGAAATGATCAAGAGGGGTGCAAAGGTTGTGATTGTTAATCTTCAAAAAACACCACTGAGCAGAAAGTGTGCTATGGAAGTTCATGCTAGGATTGATAGTCTGATTGCAGGATTAATGAAGCGACTGGGTTTTGAAATTCCTTCATTCAAGTTGAAACGCTGCATTGCCATACGTGTGACATCAGATTCTCTCACTATTCAAGGACTTGACCCTTCCACAAAAAAGAACCCTTACTCCTTCATTAAAGATATAACACTTGAACTACCAGCTCTTGGACTCAAAACTGTGTTAATTAAAGAGCCCTTTGTTGCCAAGATCCCATCCCATGTGGTCCCATCAGAGGAAGTCCCTCTAACAGCAAATTTGACCTTAGCCTTAAAGGGACATTATGGTGAACCAGAAATCAAAATAAATCACATTATCACTGACATGCAACGCACAGTCTTAATGCTTCAATATGATTTTGCTAAAGCTGAATGGCAAATTGAgacataa